One genomic window of Opitutia bacterium includes the following:
- a CDS encoding endonuclease/exonuclease/phosphatase family protein translates to MLPVTLLRRCVLGLLTLASAALASALTVAAYNVENYNIADRMADGVYRKAYPKPDSEKKALVQSLLGFAPDILAVEEMGGPPFLAEFQADLKAAGLDYPHATVLEGADAERHVAILSKLPFKDVKRHTQVPIKYFGQADVVKRGVLEATFATSEGDLTVFVIHLKSKRTERPDDPDGTIQRQLEAEAVRDLVFTRFPDSAQAKFIVCGDWNDSRNSKPVRALLKRGNQPLGELLRAYDSRGEMWTHFYRAEDSYSRIDFILVSAGLKSFVAGKGNARIHDGAGVRDASDHRPVYVQLNLEAAK, encoded by the coding sequence ATGCTTCCCGTCACCCTTCTGCGCCGCTGCGTCCTGGGATTGCTGACGCTCGCGTCGGCTGCGCTCGCGTCCGCTCTCACCGTCGCCGCCTACAACGTCGAGAACTACAACATCGCCGACCGGATGGCGGATGGCGTCTATCGCAAGGCCTACCCGAAGCCCGACAGTGAGAAGAAGGCGCTCGTGCAATCGCTCCTCGGCTTCGCGCCCGACATCCTCGCGGTCGAGGAGATGGGCGGCCCGCCGTTCCTCGCCGAGTTCCAAGCTGACCTCAAGGCCGCGGGGCTCGACTACCCGCACGCCACCGTGCTCGAAGGCGCGGACGCCGAGCGCCACGTCGCGATCCTCTCGAAGCTCCCGTTCAAGGACGTGAAGCGCCACACGCAGGTCCCGATTAAGTATTTCGGCCAGGCCGACGTCGTGAAGCGCGGTGTCCTTGAGGCGACGTTCGCCACGAGCGAGGGCGATCTCACGGTCTTCGTCATCCACCTGAAGAGCAAACGCACCGAGCGCCCCGACGACCCGGACGGCACGATCCAGCGGCAGCTCGAGGCCGAGGCGGTGCGCGACCTCGTGTTCACGCGCTTCCCTGATTCGGCGCAGGCGAAATTCATCGTGTGCGGCGACTGGAACGACTCGCGCAACAGCAAGCCCGTGCGCGCCCTGCTCAAGCGTGGCAACCAGCCGCTCGGCGAATTGCTCCGCGCCTACGACTCGCGTGGCGAGATGTGGACGCATTTTTACCGCGCCGAGGACAGCTACAGTCGCATCGACTTCATCCTCGTCTCGGCCGGCCTGAAATCGTTCGTCGCAGGCAAAGGCAACGCGCGCATCCACGACGGCGCCGGCGTGCGCGACGCGAGCGACCACCGCCCCGTCTACGTGCAGCTGAATCTCGAGGCGGCGAAGTAG